The following are encoded together in the Clostridium sp. BJN0013 genome:
- a CDS encoding DUF4118 domain-containing protein — translation MGIQQTDSRSLMEQLLNMSAERKQGKLRIYFGYAAGVGKTCAMLNDAHEVQKDGIDVVAGYIEPHARPETMALLGGLELLPPLEVSYNGIVLKEFDLDGALKRRPQLILVDELAHSNALGCRHKKRYQDVEELLRAGIDVYTTINVQHIESLNDVVASITGISVRERIPDSVFDSADQVELVDIEPDDLIDRLNKGKVYRKEQAQRALVNFFTKEKLVALREIALRRTADQVNRVAVSNNEQLKNNSHYANEHILVCLSSAPSNAKVIRTAARMSDAFHGTFTALLVETPEIKELSAKNKTNLRENLRLAEQLSAQIATVYGEDIPLQIAEYATASRVSKIVIGRSNHVKKWFAKTNFVDRLITLAPNLDIYIIPDTQSSFYVRTYKFTKPLELSLSDIFKSAGILFVCTLIGLWFDSLGFSESNIIMVYILGVLFNAMVTKGKIYSAVASILSVLLFNYLFTYPYFSFLAYDPGYPVTFLVMLLASFIASTLTKRVKEQARYSAQKAYRTEVLLETNRKLQQAKDKSEIFSETAHQLVKLLDRTVIFYPEQKNTLSEPLVFTKDGWEGNFKTYLKTDERAVAEWVYKNNKRAGATTNTLSAAKCLYLAVRSSDMVLAVVGIVMDKKVPLEVFEKSLMIAMLGDCALSLEKEKLNERQKQISMQIQQEQLRANLLRTISHDLRTPLTSISGNAGILMGNSTVLSEAQKKGLYADIYDDSMWLINLVENLLSITRIEDGKINLNLQPELLEEVITEALCHINRNSVNHHIETIVDDELIMAKMDSRLIIQVIINIVDNAIKYTQPGSHITISAKRKKQFILVEIEDDGPGIEDEAKTRLFDMFYTADNIRGDSRRGLGLGLSLCKSIIHAHGGTIYVKDNIPHGTVFCFTLQAQEVNYHE, via the coding sequence ATGGGTATCCAGCAAACGGATTCAAGATCATTGATGGAACAGCTTTTAAATATGTCGGCAGAAAGAAAACAAGGAAAACTGAGAATATATTTCGGTTATGCGGCAGGTGTCGGCAAAACCTGTGCGATGTTGAATGATGCCCATGAGGTGCAGAAAGATGGAATTGATGTAGTTGCCGGATACATTGAACCACATGCCCGTCCGGAAACGATGGCTCTATTAGGTGGTCTGGAGCTTTTGCCACCACTGGAAGTATCTTATAATGGCATTGTACTGAAAGAATTCGATCTTGATGGTGCACTTAAGAGAAGGCCTCAGCTCATTTTAGTTGATGAGCTGGCACATTCAAATGCATTAGGATGTCGTCATAAAAAGCGCTATCAGGATGTGGAGGAATTACTTCGTGCTGGTATTGATGTGTATACCACGATTAATGTTCAGCATATAGAAAGTTTAAATGATGTTGTTGCGTCCATTACTGGGATTTCAGTACGTGAACGCATTCCAGATAGTGTGTTCGACAGCGCCGATCAAGTGGAATTGGTAGATATAGAACCGGATGATTTGATTGATAGGCTTAATAAGGGGAAGGTATACCGGAAAGAACAGGCACAGAGAGCACTTGTCAATTTTTTTACGAAAGAGAAGTTGGTTGCCTTACGGGAGATTGCTTTACGCCGGACGGCAGATCAAGTCAACCGGGTTGCGGTATCAAACAATGAACAATTAAAAAACAATAGTCATTATGCCAATGAGCATATTTTAGTCTGTTTATCATCGGCGCCCTCCAACGCTAAGGTCATCCGTACAGCAGCGAGAATGTCGGATGCTTTTCACGGCACATTTACAGCACTACTTGTGGAAACACCGGAAATCAAAGAATTATCGGCGAAAAACAAGACAAATCTGAGAGAAAATCTGCGGCTGGCTGAACAGCTGAGCGCACAGATTGCCACAGTGTATGGTGAAGATATTCCTTTACAGATTGCAGAATATGCTACAGCAAGTAGGGTATCAAAGATTGTCATAGGACGTTCTAATCATGTTAAAAAATGGTTTGCAAAAACCAATTTTGTAGATAGGTTGATTACGTTAGCACCTAATCTTGATATTTATATTATTCCGGATACACAGTCATCTTTTTATGTTAGAACTTATAAGTTTACAAAACCCCTGGAGTTATCGCTGTCTGATATTTTTAAATCTGCAGGTATTTTATTTGTATGTACTTTGATTGGGTTGTGGTTTGACTCTCTTGGATTCAGTGAATCAAACATTATTATGGTATATATTTTAGGTGTTTTGTTCAATGCTATGGTTACAAAGGGGAAAATATACAGCGCAGTGGCATCTATATTAAGTGTACTGCTGTTCAATTATTTATTTACTTATCCTTATTTTTCTTTTTTAGCATATGATCCGGGATACCCTGTTACCTTTTTGGTTATGCTGTTGGCTTCTTTTATAGCTAGTACATTGACAAAACGGGTAAAGGAACAGGCTCGTTATTCTGCACAAAAAGCTTATCGTACGGAAGTGCTTTTGGAAACCAACCGGAAATTACAGCAGGCAAAGGATAAATCTGAAATTTTCAGCGAGACGGCACATCAATTGGTAAAACTTCTTGACAGAACTGTGATCTTTTATCCTGAACAGAAAAATACATTATCTGAACCACTTGTTTTCACAAAGGATGGATGGGAAGGTAATTTTAAGACCTACCTGAAAACGGATGAACGTGCAGTAGCTGAGTGGGTGTATAAAAATAATAAACGTGCTGGTGCTACAACGAATACCCTTTCTGCTGCCAAATGTTTATATCTTGCGGTGCGCAGCAGTGATATGGTATTGGCTGTTGTTGGAATTGTCATGGATAAGAAAGTACCGTTGGAGGTTTTTGAAAAAAGCCTGATGATTGCTATGTTAGGTGATTGTGCTCTGTCTTTGGAAAAAGAAAAACTCAATGAAAGGCAAAAACAGATTTCCATGCAGATACAGCAGGAACAGCTCCGTGCCAATTTGCTCAGAACAATCTCCCATGATTTACGCACACCCCTTACAAGTATATCGGGCAATGCTGGTATTCTCATGGGAAATTCTACAGTGCTGAGTGAAGCACAAAAGAAGGGACTTTATGCAGACATTTATGATGATTCCATGTGGCTAATCAATTTGGTTGAAAATCTTTTGTCTATCACCCGAATTGAAGACGGTAAAATAAACTTGAATTTGCAGCCGGAACTTTTAGAAGAAGTTATTACAGAAGCGCTGTGCCATATCAACCGCAATAGCGTGAACCACCATATTGAAACAATAGTAGATGATGAACTGATTATGGCAAAAATGGATTCTCGTCTCATTATCCAGGTCATTATCAATATTGTGGATAATGCCATTAAATACACGCAGCCTGGTTCTCACATTACAATCTCAGCAAAACGGAAAAAACAATTCATCTTAGTAGAAATAGAAGATGATGGTCCTGGTATTGAAGATGAGGCAAAGACCAGGCTGTTTGACATGTTTTATACTGCAGACAACATTCGTGGAGATAGCCGCCGCGGACTGGGCTTGGGACTTTCTTTATGCAAGTCTATTATTCATGCTCATGGCGGTACAATTTATGTAAAAGATAATATTCCGCATGGTACAGTATTTTGCTTTACCTTGCAGGCACAGGAGGTAAATTATCATGAATAA
- a CDS encoding response regulator, with protein MNKPLILVVEDDKAIRKLITTTLETQGYRYHTAETGSASILEAVSRQPDIMILDLGLPDMDGIEIIKKIRAWSNIPIIVVSARSEDRDKIDSLDAGADDYLMKPFSVEELLARLRVSLRRIRYDSKKLLKDATIFINGSLKIDYAAGCVWLEGEEIHLTPIEYKLICLLAKNVGKVLTHNFILHEIWGNYASDVSALRVFMATLRKKIEKEPSRPKYIQTHIGVGYRMLRAVDDNEII; from the coding sequence ATGAATAAACCGTTGATTCTCGTAGTGGAGGACGATAAAGCCATCCGCAAGCTGATTACCACCACACTGGAGACACAGGGATACCGATATCATACTGCCGAAACTGGCAGTGCATCTATCTTAGAGGCAGTTTCCAGGCAGCCGGATATTATGATTTTGGATTTAGGATTACCGGATATGGATGGTATTGAGATTATTAAAAAGATTCGGGCATGGTCTAATATACCGATCATTGTTGTCAGCGCCCGAAGTGAGGATAGAGATAAAATTGATTCGCTGGATGCTGGTGCAGATGATTATTTAATGAAGCCTTTCAGTGTTGAAGAGCTTTTAGCAAGACTTCGGGTTAGTTTGCGCCGTATTCGCTATGATAGTAAGAAGCTTCTCAAGGATGCCACTATTTTCATCAATGGCAGTTTAAAAATCGACTATGCAGCCGGTTGTGTATGGTTGGAGGGAGAGGAGATCCATCTTACCCCAATTGAATATAAATTAATTTGTCTATTGGCTAAGAATGTAGGTAAGGTTCTGACACATAATTTTATTTTGCATGAAATCTGGGGCAACTATGCCAGTGATGTTTCTGCTTTGCGTGTTTTTATGGCGACCCTACGAAAAAAAATAGAAAAAGAGCCCTCAAGACCTAAATATATTCAAACCCATATTGGGGTTGGCTATCGCATGCTGCGGGCTGTAGATGATAACGAGATCATTTAA
- a CDS encoding ATP-dependent helicase, with protein MINNLDVNQIKAVNTDLKNVVICAPPGSGKTTVIINRIRYLITEKNIDPKNIVVITFTRASALDMKYRYMSMMHKSLLPFFGTFHSLFYNMLKRYKGKINIVESFKTYNLIKSVLMHYVGFIEEEKIREVLNDISLFKNSNKSMEDFNSKIDKTVFMYCIREYEDYKFKNNLMDFDDLQLEVKNILETDKSILKYYNNLFTHILVDEFQDCDKLQIDILKLIGKNSSIFAVGDEDQCIYDFRGSDPICMVDFSGHFKEGKKLFLKKNYRSVCNIVKMSQNLIYNNKNRNFKYVESSRTNRGNISFKIFESEKEQACYLAGFIKEIIEEGKYSCRDIVLLYRTNIECVSIIDSLLKCKVKFKFLHGKYNFYSHFICRDLISYFKLAVDMCDKDSFISIVNKPFRYIGKINIEKVRNNRVKENCFEILKNIEEIPIFQVKAIDKLQRNIKKLRRIKPKQRIEFILDKLEYRDYLHKYCKELGSNMEEYYYVIDQFKQICEDFTSIYEFLKHIEVTEEFLHRNLQEEDAVILSTLHGVKGMEFKNVFIINCNEGSIPHSNSILNNLEEERRLFYVGITRAIDNLYLCSTSTIKGRAVEVSRFIRECNLTDLEGVNSLFNPKVGDLVFHKVFGHGKITERQDKEVSVLFSDNIERSFCNSLLYSGQLLIQGKQ; from the coding sequence ATGATAAATAATTTAGATGTAAATCAAATAAAGGCAGTTAATACTGATTTAAAAAATGTAGTAATTTGTGCCCCTCCGGGTTCTGGCAAGACTACAGTTATTATAAATAGAATACGTTATTTAATAACTGAAAAAAATATAGATCCTAAAAATATAGTGGTAATAACTTTTACCAGAGCCTCCGCTCTTGATATGAAATATAGATATATGTCAATGATGCATAAGAGTTTATTGCCTTTTTTCGGTACCTTTCATTCTTTATTTTATAATATGTTGAAAAGATATAAAGGCAAAATAAACATAGTAGAATCTTTTAAAACCTATAATTTGATTAAGTCTGTGCTTATGCATTATGTAGGATTTATAGAAGAAGAAAAAATAAGGGAAGTTTTAAATGATATATCACTTTTTAAAAATAGCAATAAAAGTATGGAAGATTTTAATAGTAAAATTGACAAAACTGTGTTTATGTATTGTATTAGGGAATATGAAGACTATAAGTTTAAAAATAATTTAATGGATTTTGATGATCTGCAACTAGAGGTAAAAAATATTTTAGAAACGGATAAGAGTATCCTTAAATATTATAATAATCTATTTACACACATATTAGTAGATGAATTTCAAGATTGTGATAAACTTCAAATAGATATTCTAAAATTAATTGGCAAAAACAGTTCTATATTTGCAGTGGGAGATGAGGATCAGTGTATATACGACTTTAGAGGTTCTGATCCCATATGTATGGTGGATTTTAGTGGTCATTTTAAAGAGGGTAAAAAATTGTTCTTAAAGAAAAACTATAGAAGTGTATGTAATATAGTTAAAATGTCTCAAAATTTGATATATAACAATAAAAATAGAAATTTTAAATATGTTGAAAGCAGTAGAACAAACAGAGGAAATATCAGTTTTAAAATTTTTGAAAGTGAGAAGGAACAGGCGTGCTACTTAGCTGGCTTTATAAAAGAAATTATAGAGGAAGGAAAATACAGTTGTAGAGATATAGTCCTTTTATACCGTACTAATATAGAATGTGTAAGTATAATAGACAGTTTATTAAAATGTAAAGTAAAATTTAAATTTTTACATGGAAAGTATAATTTTTATAGTCATTTTATCTGCAGGGATTTAATATCCTATTTTAAACTAGCAGTGGATATGTGTGATAAAGATAGTTTTATAAGCATAGTAAATAAGCCTTTTAGGTATATAGGAAAAATAAATATAGAAAAAGTAAGAAATAATAGAGTAAAAGAAAATTGTTTTGAAATTTTAAAAAATATAGAAGAAATACCTATTTTTCAAGTTAAAGCCATAGATAAACTCCAAAGAAACATAAAAAAGCTAAGAAGGATAAAACCTAAACAGAGGATAGAATTTATATTAGATAAATTAGAATATAGAGATTATCTACACAAATATTGTAAAGAATTAGGCTCTAATATGGAAGAGTACTATTATGTTATAGATCAATTTAAACAGATATGTGAAGATTTTACTAGTATTTACGAATTTTTAAAACATATTGAAGTTACAGAAGAATTTTTACATAGAAATTTACAGGAAGAAGATGCAGTTATATTAAGTACTCTCCACGGAGTTAAAGGAATGGAGTTTAAAAATGTATTTATAATAAACTGTAATGAAGGGTCAATTCCCCATTCAAACAGTATTTTAAATAATTTAGAAGAGGAAAGGCGACTTTTTTATGTAGGTATCACCAGGGCTATAGATAATTTATATTTATGTTCTACAAGTACCATAAAAGGCAGGGCAGTAGAAGTGTCCAGATTCATAAGGGAATGTAATCTGACTGATTTAGAAGGGGTTAATTCATTGTTTAATCCTAAAGTAGGGGATTTAGTATTTCATAAAGTTTTCGGACATGGAAAAATAACTGAAAGGCAGGACAAAGAGGTGAGTGTACTATTTTCAGATAATATTGAAAGAAGTTTTTGTAATTCTCTACTTTATAGTGGACAGCTGTTAATTCAGGGGAAGCAATAA
- a CDS encoding CoA pyrophosphatase encodes MIKRIENIFKERKPHIMGEFSKNAVMIPLCESGEEVSVLFEVRALNLKHQPGDICFPGGGLEEGEIPVCAAIRETMEELNLNREDIKLIGEMDYVVTPYNFIMYPFVCKLNREDIFPSQSEVDHIFKVPLQFFIENKPLLYEIPIVSQPGKRFPYRLIRNGRKYKFRRGTVKQYFYNYEKYTIWGFTALIIKRFVDIIVSKE; translated from the coding sequence GTGATAAAAAGAATAGAAAATATATTTAAAGAAAGAAAACCACATATTATGGGAGAATTCAGTAAAAATGCTGTGATGATTCCCTTATGTGAATCTGGAGAAGAGGTAAGTGTACTCTTTGAAGTGAGGGCACTAAACTTAAAGCATCAGCCTGGAGATATATGTTTTCCGGGAGGTGGATTAGAAGAGGGTGAAATTCCAGTATGTGCAGCTATAAGAGAAACTATGGAGGAGCTAAATTTAAATAGAGAAGATATAAAACTTATAGGGGAAATGGACTATGTTGTGACACCCTATAATTTTATAATGTATCCTTTTGTATGTAAATTAAATAGAGAAGATATATTTCCAAGCCAAAGTGAAGTAGACCATATTTTTAAGGTCCCTCTTCAGTTTTTTATAGAAAATAAACCTTTGCTTTATGAGATCCCAATAGTTTCACAACCAGGAAAGAGATTCCCTTATAGGCTTATAAGAAATGGCAGAAAGTATAAATTTAGAAGAGGAACGGTAAAACAGTATTTCTATAATTATGAAAAATATACAATATGGGGATTCACTGCCCTTATTATAAAAAGATTTGTGGATATAATTGTGTCAAAGGAATAA
- a CDS encoding nicotinate phosphoribosyltransferase, translating to MENAKNFDVRNGRNLTMLVDFYEFTMNNGYFENNIGTKIAYFDMFFRSVPDGGGYCIMAGVQQVIEYLSNLKFTKDDIEYLRGKKQFSEEFLNYLENFEFCCDVWAIPEGTPVFPNEPLLTVRGPAIQAQFIETMILLTINHQTLIATKASRICKAASGKPVMEFGSRRAQGYDGAVYGARAAVIGGCSSTACTIAEQMFGIPAVGTMAHSWIQLFPSEYESFKAWAKVYPDNCILLIDTYNVLKSGLPNAIKVFKEILIPNGHKPKGIRIDSGDITYLTKKCRKVLDAAGLEEVDIVISNSLDEFIIRDVLSQGACIDSFGVGERLITAKSEPVFGGVYKLVAVEGEDESIIPKIKISENEEKITNPGFKKIYRIFSKKEDKAIGDLIALSNENINIGEPIELFDPTFTWKKKRLKNYYAKELLIKIFDKGKLVYESPDVMDIRNKAQEEITKFWPEVLRFENPHHYYVDLSQNLWNLKQQLLHKYSATYEE from the coding sequence ATGGAGAACGCAAAGAACTTCGACGTAAGAAATGGAAGGAATCTTACTATGCTGGTAGATTTTTATGAGTTTACCATGAACAATGGGTATTTCGAAAATAACATAGGCACTAAAATTGCCTATTTTGACATGTTTTTTAGAAGTGTTCCAGATGGAGGAGGATACTGTATTATGGCAGGTGTCCAACAGGTAATTGAATATCTATCCAATTTAAAATTTACAAAAGACGATATAGAATATCTGCGCGGTAAAAAGCAATTTTCAGAAGAATTTTTAAATTATTTGGAAAATTTTGAATTCTGTTGTGATGTATGGGCAATACCAGAAGGTACCCCTGTATTCCCAAATGAACCCCTGCTAACTGTAAGAGGTCCTGCTATTCAAGCTCAGTTTATTGAAACCATGATACTTTTAACTATAAACCATCAGACTCTAATTGCGACAAAGGCAAGCAGAATCTGTAAAGCAGCTTCTGGCAAACCTGTAATGGAATTTGGCTCAAGACGTGCCCAAGGTTATGACGGTGCTGTATATGGTGCAAGAGCTGCAGTAATAGGAGGATGTAGTTCTACTGCTTGTACTATAGCAGAGCAGATGTTTGGTATACCTGCAGTAGGTACCATGGCCCATAGTTGGATACAGCTATTTCCTTCTGAATATGAATCTTTTAAGGCCTGGGCAAAGGTATATCCGGATAACTGTATACTTTTAATAGATACATATAATGTGTTGAAGTCTGGTCTGCCCAATGCTATAAAGGTTTTCAAAGAAATTTTAATTCCGAATGGACATAAGCCTAAAGGCATAAGAATAGACAGTGGAGACATAACCTATTTAACTAAAAAATGTAGAAAAGTATTGGACGCAGCTGGCCTTGAAGAGGTAGACATTGTTATTTCAAATTCTCTAGACGAATTTATTATAAGAGATGTATTAAGTCAAGGTGCTTGTATTGATTCTTTCGGGGTAGGTGAAAGATTAATAACTGCAAAATCAGAACCTGTATTTGGTGGAGTATATAAATTGGTTGCCGTAGAAGGTGAAGATGAAAGCATAATACCTAAAATAAAGATAAGTGAAAATGAAGAGAAAATAACTAACCCTGGTTTTAAAAAGATATATAGAATTTTTAGCAAAAAAGAAGATAAAGCCATAGGAGACTTAATTGCCTTAAGTAATGAAAATATCAATATAGGCGAACCTATAGAATTATTTGATCCTACTTTTACCTGGAAAAAGAAAAGGTTAAAAAATTATTATGCAAAAGAATTGCTGATAAAAATATTTGATAAAGGAAAACTTGTATATGAAAGTCCGGATGTAATGGATATAAGAAATAAAGCACAAGAAGAAATAACTAAATTCTGGCCTGAAGTATTAAGATTTGAAAATCCTCATCACTACTATGTAGATTTATCTCAAAATCTATGGAATTTAAAACAACAATTACTTCATAAGTATTCTGCTACTTACGAGGAATAA
- a CDS encoding D-alanyl-D-alanine carboxypeptidase family protein: MKRKNNIILFVLMFTICLNFNVSASDASYDTLPEIYGSSAITVDMQTNEIIYEKNPDTKIYPASTTKLLTAILLEKNKKETDMLTYTAGAKAQPESSLNTVTHPIEVGDSMSAKDVMDALLIFSANDMAYVIAENLSKDVSEFANKMNEEVQNLNLKNTHFVTPNGLHNPEHYTTSYDMSIIAREAFKNSWIRNTIYKSTSTITTSKGATFSIINTNKLLGKDGCIGGKTGYTVPAGRCLVAIYERDNRKILGIVMNSIYDANDTYVFNDIEKIINWSYNKAPYVLHKKDSIISKKNVDFKFLPFVNLKKSIEVPIKTEEDINYYDNDLNKKELQQKITITNVNIKSLKGKIPIGILTVKQRDFSKSYKIYSALSKYSFSKQIFSIYSILFMPLFILILIFLFMKNKPRKYKKHKKYSYH; this comes from the coding sequence TTGAAGAGAAAAAATAATATCATATTATTTGTACTTATGTTTACAATTTGTTTAAATTTTAATGTATCTGCCTCAGATGCATCTTACGATACACTTCCTGAAATATATGGCAGTTCAGCTATAACAGTGGACATGCAAACAAATGAAATAATATATGAAAAAAATCCAGATACTAAAATATATCCTGCAAGTACTACAAAACTTTTAACAGCTATTCTACTTGAAAAGAATAAAAAAGAAACAGACATGCTAACTTATACAGCAGGAGCTAAAGCTCAACCTGAATCTTCTCTAAATACTGTCACACATCCCATAGAGGTAGGAGATTCTATGTCTGCAAAGGATGTTATGGATGCACTTTTAATATTTTCTGCCAATGATATGGCATACGTTATTGCAGAGAATCTATCTAAAGATGTATCTGAATTTGCAAACAAAATGAATGAAGAAGTACAAAATTTAAACTTAAAAAACACTCATTTTGTCACTCCAAATGGCTTACATAATCCGGAACACTATACTACCTCCTATGATATGAGTATTATCGCTAGAGAAGCTTTTAAAAATTCCTGGATAAGAAATACCATATATAAGTCTACCAGTACAATAACAACTTCTAAAGGTGCTACTTTTTCCATCATAAACACCAATAAATTGCTGGGTAAAGATGGCTGTATAGGCGGAAAAACTGGTTATACAGTACCTGCTGGAAGATGTCTGGTCGCAATTTATGAAAGAGATAATAGAAAAATACTTGGAATTGTAATGAATTCCATATATGATGCAAATGACACCTATGTATTTAACGATATAGAAAAAATAATAAACTGGAGCTATAATAAAGCCCCTTATGTTCTTCATAAAAAAGATTCTATAATTAGTAAAAAAAATGTAGACTTTAAATTTTTGCCTTTTGTAAATTTAAAAAAATCCATAGAGGTTCCTATTAAAACAGAAGAAGATATAAACTACTATGATAATGATCTTAATAAAAAAGAATTACAGCAAAAAATCACTATTACAAATGTAAATATAAAATCCTTGAAAGGTAAAATTCCTATAGGAATCCTTACAGTGAAACAAAGAGATTTTTCTAAAAGTTATAAAATTTATTCTGCACTTTCAAAATATTCTTTTTCAAAGCAGATATTTTCTATATACAGCATACTATTTATGCCTTTATTTATATTAATTCTAATCTTCTTATTTATGAAAAATAAACCTAGAAAGTATAAAAAGCATAAAAAATATAGCTATCATTAA